The Mesotoga sp. UBA6090 DNA window ACGCTAAGTTTCTAGCAATTTCGCGCCGCATCTTCTTTCACAATAGAGACCCGAACTTCTGGTAACCGGGTTTCAGATTTCCTTAAGCACACCATCCAGATCTGCAAGAAGGTCCTCAATGTTCTCAATACCTACAGAGAGTCTTACCCCTCCTTCAGAAAGGCCAACCTCCCGTAGCTGCTCGCTGGTGAATGAAGAATGGCTGGTAAGAATCGGAATCGTTGCGAGAGACTCGACTCCGGCCAAACTTGTAGCTTCAAGAAAGAGCTCGCTCTTCCTAATAAACTCCTTTGCCGTCTCGAGATCCTTTACTTCGAGATAAACGACTCCTCCGAACCCCCTGCAATTAGCGAAACAGTTTGGAACGGAACTTCTCAAAGATGGGTGAGAAACCAGACGAACCTTCGGGCTTTTTGAAAGAAAAAGAGCTATCTCTTTTGCATTATTGTTGTGCAGTTCCATCCGGAGTCCGAGCGTCTTGACTCCTCGACTTACAAGAAAAGCTTCGAAAGGAGCCCCGTTCGTGCCCAGCTTGATCATTTTCTGCCTTGCCCGTGTTTCCAACTCTCTGTCTCTGAAAGCGGCAAAGCCAGCAATAACATCTGAATGTCCGTTCACGTATTTCGAGAGGCTCTGAACGTCGACGTCTGCTCCGTACTCAAGGGGTCTGAAATTGTAAGGAGACAAGAAGGTATTATCTACTACAAGCAGAGCTCTCCTCTTGCTTATCATGTGCGATATTCTCTGGATGTCGGAGAGAATCAGATTAGGATTAGTCATTGACTCGACATAGACAATTCCAGTATTATCGTCAACCAGGCTTTCAAGAGCTTCTAACCGGGACTGATCGAATCTCCTTATTTCCACACCCATATCCGACAGGTCTGCAAGAAGGCTCTGTGTGCCACCGTAGATATTCCTGGAAATCACTAAATTCATTCCCGATCTCAAAAAAGTGAGAAAGACCGTTGTTATCGCGCCCATTCCCGAAGAAAAGAAGATCCCTCCAGCTCCTCCAAAAAGGTTTGAAAGCTTTCTTTCTACAACACCTATCGAAGGATTTCCAACCCTGGTATAGAAAGTCTCTGAGTTTTCGCTCGCATACTTTTCATCGTTGACCACGAAGTTCGATGTTTGAAAGATTGGAGTTGACACTGCGTCGAAAATCTTTGTCTCTTCTCCGATGTGAACCGCTCTAGTATTGAATCCACGCATCTGTCTATCAGCTTTCCTCTAGCAAGGAATCGACAGCTACTACTCTCTTTTCTCTTGCCGAAATCAGACCGGCCTCAATTGTGGCAAGATCCGAGAGCGCTTCACCAATAGTGCCAAGAGAGTTCTTCTCACCCTTAACCACATTGTAGAAGTCCTTGAATTCTTCAATAAAGCCGTCAGTTTTGTTTACAAAGATCTTTTTACGATCGGCGCCAAAGATTTCGATTGTTGCTCCGTCCTTATCAACAAGCATAAGACCATCTGTCCCAACGATTTCGAACCTGTTGAGGGAAGCGGGAGCACCGTAGACGACTGAGTAGTTACCGATCATTTCACATTCCAGCGTCATGTTGAAGACCACGCAGTTTTCTGCCCCAAGATAGTCCAGACTTTTCTTCGAGAATCCGCTCACTTCTTCTACATCGCCAAGTATTTTTCTTATGGCTGCCACATCGTGTACACCCCCATCAGAAATAAAACCACCCACGTGTTCCGGAGTCTGCCTCCACTTGGTCTGAACATACTTGTTATCCTGTCCGAAATCAACCCATTTAATCCAGCTGAAAGCAAGGGGTTTTCCTATCCTATCTTCTTTCAGCAGTTCGGCAGCCTTCTCATAGACTTCTATGTGTCTGTAGTTTTCGGCTATGTAGACGGGAGAATTGCCGGGAAGTCTCAACAAAGGTACTGCTTCCTTGACAGAGGCCGCAACCGGCTTTTCACAAATTACCGGTTTGTTAGCTCTTCTTGCAGCCATAATCATCTTCGGATTCAGGGAAATCGGAACTGCCAGGACAACAGCATCAACCAAATCTGAAGAGAGCATCTCTTCATAAGAATCAAAGACCCTTACGTCGCCACCAACTATCCCGGCGAATTCCTCAGCCTTCTTTCTCGTTCTGCTGTTGACAGCAACAACTGTGAATAACTCACTGAGATTTCTCAGTGCCGGAAGATGGAGTTCTTTTGAGGCTATCCCCGCCCCAACCACACCTAGATTAATCTTCATGCGATTCCTCCTTCGATAATTCAACTGAAGATGCAAGAGATCAGAGGGATTTGCTGACCCAAAGATTCCCCTATAGTGAGAAAGAGGAATCAACTTCTCTTGCCCCATCTGACGTCCTCACTTCGTACGAGTCTAAATCCATCCCAAATCTCTCTTTGTATCTGGTCTTCATCACTTCAACAATCTTTTTCTCTTCTTCCCTTTCGCATAGGGCAAGTACCGACCCACCGAATCCAGCTCCTATCATTCTCGCACCAGAGACGCCCTTCATCTCTTTTAAAGTATTGACAATGAAATCGGTTTCGTCACAGCTTACTTCATAGTCTAGAGCGAGGGATTCATGAGACTGAATTAGAAGCCGACCGAGGTTCTCGAAATTTGAATTAGACATGATTTTTACTGACTCCAAAACTCTCATGTTTTCTGAAACTACGTGCAACGCTCGCCGGTAATATAGTTCACCCAGTCTAGCTCTGTTTGGAAAGAGATCTACCATGGAGACATCGCGATAGCTGCTCTTTCCAAGGATTTCGAGAGCCTTTCTTGCTTCCTCTCTTCTTGTGTTATAGCCTCCTCTAGAAAGGGAATGATGGACCTTGGAATCAAACACGAGAAACGTGTAATCACCAAGTTCTAGAGGTACGTACTCGTAGCGCATCTCAAGGGTATCGAGGAATATGGCCTTATCCTTCTTGCCCATTACAGCCGCGAACTGATCCATGACTCCGCACTTGACACCGACAAACTCATTTTCGGCCATCTGAGCATACTTATAGAGCTCTGTTTCATCGAGCTTCAAGTTGAAAGACGAGTTCAGTGCCACAATCATAGCTACTTCAACTGCGGCCGAACTTGAAAGGCCCGCTCCCTCTGGAAGATTGGAGTGAATCTCAATATTCATACCACCAAACTCTGTGCCGAGTTGATCTTTAAGAACCCACAAGACTCCCTT harbors:
- a CDS encoding trans-sulfuration enzyme family protein, encoding MRGFNTRAVHIGEETKIFDAVSTPIFQTSNFVVNDEKYASENSETFYTRVGNPSIGVVERKLSNLFGGAGGIFFSSGMGAITTVFLTFLRSGMNLVISRNIYGGTQSLLADLSDMGVEIRRFDQSRLEALESLVDDNTGIVYVESMTNPNLILSDIQRISHMISKRRALLVVDNTFLSPYNFRPLEYGADVDVQSLSKYVNGHSDVIAGFAAFRDRELETRARQKMIKLGTNGAPFEAFLVSRGVKTLGLRMELHNNNAKEIALFLSKSPKVRLVSHPSLRSSVPNCFANCRGFGGVVYLEVKDLETAKEFIRKSELFLEATSLAGVESLATIPILTSHSSFTSEQLREVGLSEGGVRLSVGIENIEDLLADLDGVLKEI
- a CDS encoding Gfo/Idh/MocA family protein, with amino-acid sequence MKINLGVVGAGIASKELHLPALRNLSELFTVVAVNSRTRKKAEEFAGIVGGDVRVFDSYEEMLSSDLVDAVVLAVPISLNPKMIMAARRANKPVICEKPVAASVKEAVPLLRLPGNSPVYIAENYRHIEVYEKAAELLKEDRIGKPLAFSWIKWVDFGQDNKYVQTKWRQTPEHVGGFISDGGVHDVAAIRKILGDVEEVSGFSKKSLDYLGAENCVVFNMTLECEMIGNYSVVYGAPASLNRFEIVGTDGLMLVDKDGATIEIFGADRKKIFVNKTDGFIEEFKDFYNVVKGEKNSLGTIGEALSDLATIEAGLISAREKRVVAVDSLLEES
- the galK gene encoding galactokinase; this translates as MKRYFVAPGRINVIGEHTDYNEGFVLPVAIDKYVLLSVEKTSGSRITLSSMGRERVSFDESRIEKTGDWSDYLKGVLWVLKDQLGTEFGGMNIEIHSNLPEGAGLSSSAAVEVAMIVALNSSFNLKLDETELYKYAQMAENEFVGVKCGVMDQFAAVMGKKDKAIFLDTLEMRYEYVPLELGDYTFLVFDSKVHHSLSRGGYNTRREEARKALEILGKSSYRDVSMVDLFPNRARLGELYYRRALHVVSENMRVLESVKIMSNSNFENLGRLLIQSHESLALDYEVSCDETDFIVNTLKEMKGVSGARMIGAGFGGSVLALCEREEEKKIVEVMKTRYKERFGMDLDSYEVRTSDGAREVDSSFSL